caaatcctaaaagatgatgctgtgaaagtgctgcactcaatatgccagcacatttggaaaactcagcagtggccacaggaaaaggcaatgccaaagaatgctcaaactactgtacaattgcactcatctcacattctagtaaagtaatgctcaaaattctccaagccaggcttcagtaatacgtgagctgtgaatttcctgatgttcaagctggttttagaaaaggcagaggaaccagagatcaatttgccaacatcctctggatcacagaaaaagcaagagagttccagaaaaacatctatttctgctttattgactatgccaaagcctttgactgtgtggatcacaataaactgtggaaaattctgaaagagatgggaataccagaccacctggcctgcctcttgagaaatttgtatgcaggtcaggaagcaacagttagaactggacatggaacaacagactggttccaaataggaaaaggagtatgtcaaggctgtatattgtcaccctgcttatttaacttatatgcagagtacatcatgagaaacgctgggctggaggaagcacaagctggaatcaagactgccaggagaaatatcaataacctcagatatgcagatgacaccacccttatggcagaaagtgaagaagaactaaagagcctcttgatgaaagtgaaagaggagagtgaaaaagttggcttaaggctcaacattcagaaaactaagatcatggcatctcgccccatcactccatggcaaatagatggggagacagtggaaacagtggctgactttatttttctaggttccaaaatcacttcagatggtgactgcagccatgaaattaaaagacgtttactccttggaaggaaagttatgaccaacctagacagcatattaaaaagcagagacgttactttgccaacaaaggtccatctagtcaaggctatgatttttccagtggtcatgtatggatgtgagagttggactataaataaagctgagtgccgaagaattgatgcttttgaactgtgatgttgaagactctcgagagtcccttggactgtaaggagatccaaccagtccatcctaaaggagatcagtcctgggtgttcattggagggactgatgctgaagctgaaactctaatactttggccaccgatgCGGagagcggactcatttgaaaagaccctgatgctgggaaagattgaaggccggaggagaaggggacgacagaggatgagatggttggatggcatcaccggcacaatggacatgggtttgggtagactctgggagttggtgatggacagggaggcctggcatgctacggttcatggggtcgcaaagagtcggacacgactgagcgactgaactgaaccgagtgACACCTGGCTGGCAGCCCTGCCTGCTACAAACTCAGTAGTAATCTGAGTTTGCAACCTTGTAAACCTCCCCCTTCATCACAGCCTGGAGCAGCAGAGCAGTGCTTTCCCTCTCAAACACAGCCAGTCACCACACCACACTGAGGCTGCCAAAGTGGACGTGTGGGTTGGTAGATGGGGGAGCTTGTTCAGTTGCGGGCGGATGGATGCATGGGTGGATGAACAGCTGGATGCCAAGTGGACAGAAGGCtaggtagatgaatggatagtgGAGGTTGGAGGCTGGTGGCCTAAGGGACAGAGTGGGTGCATAATTGTGGATGGCCAGACGGGCAGGTGCTGGGCGGGCAGACCTGAGTTATCTCTGCCCAAGTCTGCCCACACCTGCTAAGGTCAGTCGGGGCCTGTCCTGCCCCTGTGCCCTCCTCGCCCCCTCAGCCCAGCTTGGCCAGGGAACTTCAGGGACCATCAGGGACATTGAAGAACCGATTGAATAGCCCTGTCAGGCTCTAGAACCTTCTGTGGGGCTATGTAACAGGCCATCTTTGACCCTCACAGCCTCCATCTCCTCCCTTAACCTCCCTGAGACCACCCAGGCAGGAAGCCATCCAGGGAGGGGGCTGAGGGTGACATCCAGGGTCCTCCAGCACCAGAGTTGAGTGGGGCATCTGacgtggggggagtgggggggcaGTGCTCCAATGACTCAGCCCTGCCCCAGGGCTCTAGCTCACACCAAAGAAAATCCATGAGGCCCCCAACTGACCAGCGATGCTAGCAAGGGGAGCTGGCCAGGCAGAGTACAGGGGTCCTGGGGGAACAGGTGTCTCCCAGGGCCAGGGCACTGGCCTCTGGACACCCTGCTCAGCCCAGTCCCCCGCAGAGCCCTGAGATCATCCTGGGGAGCAAGGAGGGGGCTAGAGTGTCCGACCTCCGGTGGTGACAGCACCCTCCATGGAAAGGAGGCTTCCAGCAGAGGTCACTGAGGACTTCCTCTGTGCAGGGGGCAATGCTGGGAAATGGGGACCAAGAGCAGGAAGCCCAGGGTAGGGGGTACAGCCAGACCATCAGCCCCCCTGGCAGCGGCTCCCATGGGCTCAGTCACCCAGGGGCAGAAGCAGATGTCCCTGGAGCAGCCTAGGAGTAGGGTTCAGtcttccaccccctccccctggtGCTGGCTCTGCTCCTCCAGGCACCTGCCCAACCCTTTCCTCCCCCATCCCTACTCAGTCTCCGTGTCTCCGCCCTTTCCTGTCCCCCACCTCTGCCCGGAACCTTCTTCCTCTGTTGAGCCCACCTGTCCCTTCTTCATGGTGCCCTCCATTGATGCCCTGGTCATCGTGTCCCCCTTAGCACTGCCCTCTGATCACTGCAGGCATCTTTAACCCAACGGTTCTTCATTCACGCAGGCAGAGGCTTGGAGCTGGAGGGGCCAGgcagtgggggggtgggggcagcaggcCCACGCCTTGCAAGGACCTTGGCTGCCAGGGCAGCAGGAAGCCAGGTCAGGGGCTGGGAAGAGACCCATTCACCAGGCCAGCTGCCCCCCACCCGGGTTAAGGGCCCAGCTTCCCGAGAAGGGCCCAAACCTCCGGCCTGGGGAGGGACCGCACCTTGGAGCCTCCTTCCTGTGCTGCCTTTCCCGGCACCAGGGGTAGGGGGATGGGGCCAAAGAAGCCAGACTCTGGGTTCACACACCTGGGCCCCCCGAATCTCAGCTTCCATCCTCTGATGCCAGGCCCCCCCCAGCCTGACTCCcatccccagccccccagcctcaCCCTCCAACCCTTGGACCACCAAGCCTCAGCCTCCTTCTTCTGTCCCCAGCCCTCTACAGCCACCTCCTCAGCTCACCCCAGCCCCCAGTCCCCCCAGCCtcagcccctcctctgcccccagcccctcagccTCAGCtccccctctctgcctccagtcCCTGATCTTGGGCCCCATGTTCTGCCTCTGACAATTAAGAGGTTGAAAAGAgggcattccctggtggtctagaacTAGACCCCCATCAGGAACTAGATCCATCTGCTGCAACCAAAGATCCAGCAGCTGCAAGGAAGACGGAAGATGCTGAGAGCCACAACAAAAGACCCCCACACAgtcaaataagttaaaaaaaaaaaaaaaagatgctgagaACACAGATGGGCAGAGCTGGTAGTGCTTAGAAACTGGCATCTCCCAGCAGGTCCTCTCActctgaagtcagggaaactgaggcacaagtcACACCTAAAGTCAGGCGGGGGTAGGAGGCAACCAGGACCCTCCACCCTTTTCCTTCTGCGTGCCTGCTGTGCTCAGAGTCTGGGGTCACAGGACAGGCCACAGCAGAcaacccaccccccccaccccccgccccggctATTCCCAGTACAGGGGGGATATGACATCAGCCATTTGACCTCTCTAAGGACTTGGaggaagtggggggaggggaagctaGCTGGGGCCCTTCCCACTCAGGAGGCTGCGTCTGGACACAGCCCAGCAGAGAAGGCATGTGCTAGGTCCGGAGGCTGCCAAATGCCCAGGCTCCGGCCGTGGCCTGAAGTTTGGGTTTTTCCCTCTGCCACGGGGCAGCCGTGGAGTGTCTGCATGCTCAGAGGGTGTTTCTAAATCCACTCTGGTGCCCGGTGGTGAATGGCCTTGAGGGAACCCAGGACCAGGCTGAGGGTGGTCTACACAACGGAAAGGGCAGACGGATTCAGGCGTTGGGGACACGAGGATCTCGGGCCTGGCTGATGATTGCTGTGGGTCCCCTCCCAGGCGTCTCCTCGGAAGACGCTCCGTGGCCCCGGGGTCCCATCCTGCCTGCCCATTAGGCGCACGGGAGACAAGCTCAGAGGGGGGTAGTGCGGTGTCCTAGGCATCGTGGGCCGCAGCCCCATCACCCCCAAGAGACCCCACCACCCCACAACATCCTCACCCCTGGGGGACCTCCCCCGCTCCGTCAGGACACTTCTCCGGGAGATCCACCGCAGGAGAACCCCAGCGCGGCCGCCCCAGCTCCCAGGAGACTGCTCTCCATCGCCCCCGTGCGGCCGCTCCGGGTAGTAAAGACCGAGAGTCCCGCGACGGCGCGAACCGGGCGCCAACCCCGGGCCTGGCCCCTCCACCGTCAaccctctcctgcctccatctTCCGAGGTTGCGTTTCTAAAAGCGAGGCCTGGAACCGGCCCAGGCCTTCTGCCCTCCTGTTCCGACTTCGGCCGCTCCCCTACCGTGCCCCCGCACCTCTcgcccccagccccttcccctctgTCGCCTCCAGGGTCATCGGGGGTCAGAGTGGGAAACCCCCTCGGGAAACCCCCGGGGAGCAGCTGGAAGAGAGGAAGCGGGGTCGCGGGGTCGCGGGGCGGCGGGAAGGAGCCCGGGACGCCACTATTTAAGCCACCGCCCCCACGGGCAAGGGACAGAGCCTGGCCGAGCATGGAACGGGGCCGCGCCCTCCTGCTTCCCCTCCTTCTGGGGCTGCTCCAGCCTGGCCGCGGTGAGCGGGGAGGGGCCGCAGACGCGCGTGCGGAGGTTGGGGAGGTGATGGGGAACCCCACGTAGGGacctgggaggaggagggcggaGCTGAGACCGCGGTCGCCCGCAGGTGGGCTGCTGGAAGTGGATCCACCTGAGAGCCAGGTGGCGATGGCCGTGGGCGAGTCGCGAAACTTCACCTGCCGCATGACCTGCGCAGACGGCAGGGCGGCCTCGGTGGTGTGGCGGGGCCTGGACACCAGTCTGGGCGCCGTACAGTCCAGCGCGGGCCTCAGCATCCTGTACGTGCTCAACGCCTCGCTGTCTGCGGCGGGGACCCGCGTGTGCGTGGGCTCCTGTGGGGACGTGAACCTCCAGCACCGGGTGCGGCTCCTGCTGTTTGGTgagcccccgcccctccccccgcctcTGCGCCCTCGGGGCCCCGGCCGGCAGCCCTGCTTTCCCTCCGTCCCTTGGCCACCTCCGCCTGGAACGCTTCCCGGATTGCCCACCACGTCCCAGCTCCTAGCCCGCCTCGCAGGTCCTCCAGAGTCGCTCTGCAGTCCCCGTTCTCCGCGCATCCCTCTCCCCAATCCACGCCCGATCCTGCAGGACCTCACCCCCTGCCCTTTCCGCTCTGGACTCGCTCTGACACCTTATACTCTAGCTACACAGGCTGTCGTAGCGGGTCTCGCCTGTCCCGGTGCCCCAGCAGTCTCCAGGAACCCCAGGCCCCACCTCCACGCCACCTCTTCCAGGCGCAGCCCTAAACCTCCTGGTTCAGCTCAcccgctcctcccctcccccacagccttCCCTGACCAGCTGACTGTATCCCCTGAGGCCGTTGTGCCAGGGAGGGACCAGGAGGTGGCCTGCACGGCCCACAACGTCACACCTCCTGGCCCTGACACCCTCTCCATGTCCCTGCTCCTGGGGGATCGGGAACTGGAGGGAGTGGAAGCCCTCCCGAACGTGACTGAGGAGCCCCAGGAAGGCGAGGATTCGCTGTTCCAAGTGACCCAGCGCTGGCTGCTGCCCACCTCAGAGACCTCCAGCCTGCGCACCCTCCACTGCCAGGTGACCATGAGGCTGCCCGGCCGGGAGCTGACCCACCACCGGACCATTCCAGGTGAGCCTGCGCCCGTGGGGAAGTGGACAAGGTCACACCACCCAGCACCTGAGTCTCTGGTGAGCCCTGGGTGGCTGCCTGGCCACTCGTTGGGAGTCCTGGCTCCTCCCTGCACTCGCTGGGTCTCCACCTGGACAGGTCTCGCACCACCAGCTGGAGGGAAAGTCACTTTCCATCCTTCACCTGGCCTCCAGTGGCAGCCAGGGGGCTACTTCTCactggttcattcattcaacagatttgCAGCGCACCTACCCTGAGCCAAGCCCACCAAGGTGCTgctcctcctctgcccacagccctCTGGGGCTCCCACCTCCCTTCAGGTGAAAGTCCAAG
The nucleotide sequence above comes from Bos indicus isolate NIAB-ARS_2022 breed Sahiwal x Tharparkar chromosome 7, NIAB-ARS_B.indTharparkar_mat_pri_1.0, whole genome shotgun sequence. Encoded proteins:
- the MADCAM1 gene encoding mucosal addressin cell adhesion molecule 1 isoform X1, coding for MERGRALLLPLLLGLLQPGRGGLLEVDPPESQVAMAVGESRNFTCRMTCADGRAASVVWRGLDTSLGAVQSSAGLSILYVLNASLSAAGTRVCVGSCGDVNLQHRVRLLLFAFPDQLTVSPEAVVPGRDQEVACTAHNVTPPGPDTLSMSLLLGDRELEGVEALPNVTEEPQEGEDSLFQVTQRWLLPTSETSSLRTLHCQVTMRLPGRELTHHRTIPVLQGLTSPEPPSITSSELPTMTPAKPSITASPEPTDTTTPESFVMKPPKPPITTSPELASTYSPASPGPASPGATSSNSSTRPCLPEIHQSSASGALELLCEVPCGPSMAVRWTQAPGGLEAYETWEAGAQAWLSSRSTLWSGCHPEGWFQCRLDPGGHMANLYVVPEICSPTMSAALWTSSLALGLLLLVFLAYHLWKRCQPTSR
- the MADCAM1 gene encoding mucosal addressin cell adhesion molecule 1 isoform X2, yielding MERGRALLLPLLLGLLQPGRGGLLEVDPPESQVAMAVGESRNFTCRMTCADGRAASVVWRGLDTSLGAVQSSAGLSILYVLNASLSAAGTRVCVGSCGDVNLQHRVRLLLFAFPDQLTVSPEAVVPGRDQEVACTAHNVTPPGPDTLSMSLLLGDRELEGVEALPNVTEEPQEGEDSLFQVTQRWLLPTSETSSLRTLHCQVTMRLPGRELTHHRTIPVLQGLTSPEPPSITSSELPTMTPAKPSITASPEPTDTTTPESFVMKPPKPPITTSPELASTYSPASPGPASPGATSSNSSTRPCLPEIHQSSASGALELLCEVPCGPSMAVRWTQAPGGLEAYETWEAGAQAWLSSRSTLWSGCHPEGWFQCRLDPGGHMANLYVVPEIFSRKLVNL